A single window of Methylocella tundrae DNA harbors:
- a CDS encoding S8 family peptidase has product MPRDRRHFIVNGLGQHQVFKPKGNPRTKRPNDVADRAAHAQALLQALDHLPEIKHDGRPGIYLDVQGRSGEVMITSGLDASGLTLLNVQPGRLEDNEPPKATVFASVDGLGKLRQKIEDFAEKNRPNKDGSEGRPCNANLVQSIGAIVEAGLRTLWRSPDVRFPDGKNIAAWELWLDKAAAAAFMASAAEYGVAIGADRLDFPEDIVVIATATRDALALAVRRLGGVRALAAPTITADYFDAMEIEEQTEWVDTLLRSTKFDIAAESGVVTLLDRGVSRAHPLIAPALSVDDRHAADPAWSVEDFHGHGTQMAGLSLYGDLTIALQTMLPIHIQHRLESVKIIPDAGHNPHHLLGATTRAAINAVEATSSRRRTFAMASTTEEDTPHDGAPTSWSSEIDQLTSGASGQKKIRRLMLISAGNTNQNLFGNSDYLTVCHHLDNEIESPAHAWNAICVGAYTQKSVIPVGEPGVPFAPAGDLSPSSRTASWSRHWPIKPDVVFEGGNWVLSGSPPPMKHPALALLTTDRQYPMRAFSSCGETSGAMALASRAITELWSEYPEIWPETIRALFVSSARWTPQMRSHLSPKPSKGDYAPLFQRYGYGVPDMERARRSASNALTLIVQDKITPYRKSKKSAVHTNNEMKLFELPWPVEELRRLTNTPITLRVALSTFIQPNPSEPMRGSKFRYASHNLRFKLNRPDEGRPEFIARISKISDQHEDPAVEEDDGWAFGSNRRNVGSIHVDELTCPASDLARRNILAVHPVAGWWKTKMVPDPEQHSARFALIVEIDAGVAEANLYAEVETAIDNLNLIQNAV; this is encoded by the coding sequence ATGCCGCGGGATCGCCGACACTTCATCGTAAACGGCCTAGGGCAACATCAAGTCTTCAAGCCAAAAGGCAATCCGAGAACAAAGCGACCAAATGATGTTGCCGATCGCGCGGCACACGCCCAGGCGCTGTTACAGGCTCTCGATCATCTTCCGGAGATAAAGCACGATGGGCGGCCGGGCATCTATCTCGATGTGCAGGGCCGTTCCGGCGAAGTTATGATCACGAGCGGTTTAGATGCGAGTGGCCTCACTCTTCTAAATGTCCAACCTGGCAGGCTCGAAGACAACGAGCCCCCAAAGGCAACAGTTTTCGCTTCGGTCGACGGCCTAGGTAAGCTGCGTCAAAAGATCGAAGACTTTGCTGAGAAAAATCGGCCGAATAAGGATGGTTCCGAGGGGCGGCCTTGCAATGCAAATCTGGTGCAGAGCATCGGCGCCATCGTCGAAGCAGGGCTTCGCACATTATGGCGTAGTCCCGATGTAAGGTTTCCCGACGGAAAAAATATAGCAGCCTGGGAACTTTGGCTGGATAAGGCAGCGGCGGCTGCGTTCATGGCGTCTGCCGCCGAATACGGTGTCGCAATTGGCGCAGATCGCCTAGATTTTCCAGAAGACATCGTTGTGATCGCGACCGCTACTCGAGATGCTCTTGCGCTCGCGGTACGCAGACTTGGCGGCGTTCGAGCGCTTGCTGCCCCAACCATCACTGCAGATTACTTTGACGCCATGGAGATCGAGGAACAAACAGAGTGGGTTGACACTTTGTTACGCTCCACAAAATTCGATATTGCCGCAGAGTCTGGCGTCGTCACCCTTCTTGACAGAGGTGTCAGCCGCGCGCATCCCCTTATAGCTCCGGCCCTGAGCGTCGACGATCGCCATGCCGCCGATCCTGCTTGGTCAGTGGAGGACTTTCATGGTCATGGGACCCAAATGGCTGGCCTGTCGCTCTACGGAGATTTGACCATTGCGCTTCAAACGATGTTGCCGATCCATATCCAGCATCGATTAGAATCGGTGAAGATCATACCGGATGCGGGGCATAATCCACATCATTTGCTGGGAGCAACGACTCGCGCTGCAATCAATGCAGTGGAAGCAACGAGCAGCCGTCGGCGCACGTTCGCAATGGCAAGCACCACCGAGGAAGATACGCCACACGACGGAGCCCCGACTTCCTGGTCGAGCGAAATCGACCAGCTGACCTCTGGAGCATCGGGGCAAAAGAAGATCCGGCGTCTTATGCTTATTTCGGCTGGCAACACCAATCAAAATCTTTTTGGGAATAGTGACTACCTGACGGTCTGTCATCATCTTGATAACGAAATAGAGTCACCGGCTCACGCTTGGAATGCGATTTGCGTAGGCGCCTATACGCAAAAGTCTGTTATTCCAGTTGGAGAGCCGGGCGTTCCTTTCGCTCCAGCTGGCGATCTATCCCCTTCTTCTCGAACTGCGAGCTGGTCGCGCCATTGGCCGATCAAGCCGGATGTCGTTTTCGAGGGTGGTAATTGGGTACTTAGCGGATCTCCGCCGCCGATGAAGCATCCCGCCCTGGCATTGCTGACGACCGACCGCCAGTATCCGATGAGAGCTTTCTCAAGTTGCGGCGAGACCAGTGGCGCAATGGCGCTGGCTTCGCGAGCAATCACAGAGCTTTGGTCCGAGTACCCAGAGATTTGGCCCGAAACCATTCGCGCGCTCTTCGTTTCCTCCGCACGCTGGACGCCGCAGATGCGTAGCCATCTGTCGCCGAAACCGTCGAAAGGGGATTACGCTCCATTATTTCAGCGCTACGGCTATGGTGTACCCGATATGGAGCGGGCGCGCAGGAGCGCGTCCAACGCCTTAACGCTGATTGTACAAGACAAGATCACGCCATACCGTAAGTCCAAAAAATCCGCTGTGCATACCAACAATGAAATGAAGCTTTTTGAGCTTCCTTGGCCAGTTGAAGAATTGCGCAGGCTCACAAACACGCCGATCACACTGAGAGTGGCGCTGAGCACTTTTATCCAGCCTAATCCTTCCGAGCCTATGCGCGGTTCAAAATTCCGCTACGCGTCACACAATTTGCGCTTCAAGTTGAACCGGCCGGACGAAGGAAGGCCTGAATTCATAGCTAGGATAAGTAAAATCTCCGATCAACATGAAGATCCGGCGGTCGAGGAAGATGACGGTTGGGCATTCGGTAGCAATCGCCGCAACGTCGGATCAATCCACGTCGACGAGCTGACTTGCCCAGCTTCCGATCTTGCTCGCCGCAACATCCTTGCCGTTCATCCTGTTGCCGGATGGTGGAAGACCAAGATGGTACCTGACCCCGAGCAGCACTCCGCGCGTTTTGCGTTGATTGTCGAGATTGATGCTGGTGTTGCCGAAGCAAACCTTTATGCCGAGGTGGAAACGGCGATCGACAATCTCAACCTCATTCAGAATGCCGTGTGA
- a CDS encoding c-type cytochrome has product MTHGIRSMIKFNSFATTLLALIAALSNASAQTADPAVGRRLANAVCSACHQVGAVPTPQPMNSKAPSFLDISHMRSTTELAIKVFLRSSHPTMPNIILNQEETDSVAAYIVGLAKN; this is encoded by the coding sequence ATGACCCACGGAATCCGATCGATGATAAAATTCAACTCATTCGCAACGACTCTTCTGGCCTTAATCGCCGCCTTGTCGAATGCTAGCGCCCAAACGGCAGATCCAGCCGTCGGCCGGCGACTTGCCAACGCAGTCTGTAGCGCTTGTCATCAGGTCGGCGCCGTTCCAACGCCGCAACCCATGAACTCGAAGGCTCCTAGCTTCCTCGACATCAGCCACATGCGTTCCACAACCGAACTCGCCATCAAAGTTTTCCTTCGGTCCTCCCACCCGACCATGCCGAACATCATACTGAACCAAGAGGAAACGGACTCCGTCGCGGCTTACATCGTTGGTCTCGCAAAGAATTAG